A part of Doryrhamphus excisus isolate RoL2022-K1 chromosome 8, RoL_Dexc_1.0, whole genome shotgun sequence genomic DNA contains:
- the p2ry2.1 gene encoding P2Y purinoceptor 2 gives MNKTESSNVSNYCHFQEGFKYILLPVSYSLVFVVGLALNSTALYMIVFRTKCWKPSTIYMFNLTMCDTLYIVTLPFLIYYYADGNDWPFGEFLCKIIRFLFYANLYGSILFLCCISLHRFVGICYPVQSLKWFSAGRARLVSVAVWACVLFCQAPILYFSRTRDAATERICYDTTSPELFDDFLVYSSAVSVFMFAVPFMVVMVCYGLMVRKLLEPGWGDGVAQSEVGGRAALRMKQKSVKMIIIVLAAFMLCFLPFHLTRSLYYSFRYLRQLNPAQMSCNLLEASSIAYKVTRPLASANSCVDPILYFLAGQDVRCTLNMKRSRSLPETQ, from the exons atGAACAAAACCGAGTCAAGCAACGTCAGTAACTACTGTCATTTTCAAGAAGGCTTTAAATACATTCTCCTCCCCGTCAGCTACAGTTTGGTGTTTGTGGTCGGCCTGGCATTGAATTCCACTGCGCTATACATGATTGTGTTCCGCACAAAATGCTGGAAACCATCTACTATCTACATGTTCAATCTGACCATGTGTGACACACTCTATATTGTCACGCTGCCTTTTCTCATCTACTACTATGCAGATGGAAATGATTGGCCCTTTGGTGAATTCCTCTGCAAGATCATACGCTTCCTGTTTTATGCCAATTTATATG GTTCTATTCTGTTTCTGTGCTGCATCAGTCTGCATCGCTTTGTTGGAATCTGTTATCCTGTCCAATCCCTAAAATGGTTCAGTGCTGGTCGGGCCAGACTGGTGTCTGTGGCGGTTTGGGCATGCGTTTTATTCTGCCAGGCACCTATTCTTTACTTCTCAAGAACAAG GGATGCGGCAACAGAGAGGATTTGCTACGACACAACAAGCCCAGAACTCTTTGATGACTTCCTGGTGTACAGCTCAGCCGTGTCGGTGTTCATGTTTGCTGTGCCTTtcatggtggtgatggtgtgcTATGGACTGATGGTACGCAAACTCCTGGAGCCCGGTTGGGGTGATGGAGTAGCCCAGAGTGAGGTAGGGGGCCGGGCGGCCCTCCGAATGAAGCAGAAGTCCGTGAAGATGATCATCATCGTGCTGGCGGCCTTCATGCTTTGTTTTCTACCTTTTCACCTTACCAGGAGTTTGTACTACTCCTTCAGATACTTGAGGCAGCTCAATCCTGCACAA atgAGCTGTAACCTGTTGGAGGCCTCCAGTATTGCCTACAAGGTGACCCGTCCGTTGGCCAGTGCCAACAGTTGTGTGGACCCCATCCTTTACTTCTTAGCTGGCCAGGATGTCCGTTGTACCCTCAACATGAAGAGATCACGCTCGCTCCCCGAAACCCAATGA
- the relt gene encoding tumor necrosis factor receptor superfamily member 19L isoform X2 — translation MRNHLCCSALVLVTVFGCGWTAGQCRWGEGCVCLQCPVGHEPSKPCGQIQSQTEEVRCRSCRTGTFSESLDSELCRPHTPCKLHGQKLVTSGTANSDAVCGDCLPGFQSKTVVGNASIKSFCVKTSLHVRRVRTVGKGTSTGGGGPVNDTVVRSAEEKTAEYAVFALVPIFCVMGLLGILICNILKKKGFRCNAEKEGGDAEAATHQKEGNSYPYISDDLNDDTISVLVRLITEKKENAAALEELLQEYESKQMALSNGSLIKLPMPSPLSSFCTLPRLCPHQSHLHTISGLSGLGLKHGYRCSRCAQRKWPPVLMPHLEHLKDPPQSVVLPSLETSSDQRRPPVMSGTYVTPHCAQAAVPNTEPKTVDFNEAKETREGELKVLSVGRFQVAHIPEYKPVVEETKAPSQEQRKSLFGGIPFSSSSLASLIR, via the exons ATGAGGAACCACCTTTGCTGCTCAGCTCTTGTCCTTGTCAcg GTGTTTGGCTGTGGTTGGACTGCAGGTCAGTGTCGGTGGGGAgaagggtgtgtgtgtctgcaatgTCCCGTTGGACATGAGCCTTCCAAA CCTTGTGGGCAGATCCAGAGTCAGACAGAGGAAGTCCGGTGTCGTTCATGTCGCACAGGAACCTTCTCGGAATCATTAGACTCTGAACTGTGTCGTCCGCATACCCCGTGCAAACTCCACGGCCAAAAACTCGTAACCTCTGGCACCGCCAACTCTGATGCCGTGTGTGGAGACTGTCTGCCTGG GTTTCAATCCAAAACTGTTGTAGGAAATGCTTCAATCAAAAGCTTCTGTGTAAAAA cGTCTTTGCACGTCAGAAGGGTGCGCACGGTGGGAAAAGGCACTTCCACTGGTGGCGGAGGGCCCGTCAATGACACAGTTGTTCGCAGCGCCGAAGAGAAGACGGCCGAGTACGCTGTGTTTGCTCTGGTGCCAATCTTTTGTGTGATGGGGCTGCTCGGGATCCTCATCTGTAACATCTTGAAGAAGAAAGGATTCCGCTGCAATGCTgagaaggaggggggggatGCAGAGGCTGCTACTCATcagaaagaag GTAACAGTTATCCCTACATATCTGATGACTTGAATGATGACACAATTAGTGTTCTTGTCCGCCTGATCACTGAGAAAAAAG AAAATGCTGCTGCTTTAGAAGAACTGCTGCAGGAGTACGAGAGCAAACAGATGGCGCTGAGCAACGGCTCATTAATTAA GCTTCCCATGCCGTCTCCCTTGTCCTCGTTCTGCACCCTCCCCAGACTGTGCCCCCACCAGTCGCACCTTCACACCATCTCCGGTCTCTCCGGCTTGGGACTCAAGCACGGTTACCGTTGTTCTCGCTGTGCCCAAAGGAAATGGCCCCCTGTGCTGATGCCCCATCTGGAACACTTGAAAGATCCACCACAGTCTGTCGTTCTCCCTTCCCTTGAAACATCCTCAGACCAGAGGAGGCCACCCGTCATGTCTGGAACGTACGTCACCCCTCACTGTGCACAAGCTGCTGTGCCAAACACTGAACCAAAGACTGTGGACTTCAATGAGGCGAAGGAAACGAGGGAAGGAGAGCTGAAAGTTCTATCTGTCGGAAG ATTTCAAGTTGCTCACATCCCTGAATACAAGCCAGTCGTCGAGGAAACAAAGGCACCATCCCAGGAGCAACGCAAATCCCTTTTTGGCGGGATTCCCTTCTCTTCGTCTTCCTTAGCCAGCCTCATCAG GTGA
- the relt gene encoding tumor necrosis factor receptor superfamily member 19L isoform X1 has protein sequence MRNHLCCSALVLVTVFGCGWTAGQCRWGEGCVCLQCPVGHEPSKPCGQIQSQTEEVRCRSCRTGTFSESLDSELCRPHTPCKLHGQKLVTSGTANSDAVCGDCLPGFQSKTVVGNASIKSFCVKTSLHVRRVRTVGKGTSTGGGGPVNDTVVRSAEEKTAEYAVFALVPIFCVMGLLGILICNILKKKGFRCNAEKEGGDAEAATHQKEGNSYPYISDDLNDDTISVLVRLITEKKENAAALEELLQEYESKQMALSNGSLIKLPMPSPLSSFCTLPRLCPHQSHLHTISGLSGLGLKHGYRCSRCAQRKWPPVLMPHLEHLKDPPQSVVLPSLETSSDQRRPPVMSGTYVTPHCAQAAVPNTEPKTVDFNEAKETREGELKVLSVGRFQVAHIPEYKPVVEETKAPSQEQRKSLFGGIPFSSSSLASLIRYNFSLPPTVLST, from the exons ATGAGGAACCACCTTTGCTGCTCAGCTCTTGTCCTTGTCAcg GTGTTTGGCTGTGGTTGGACTGCAGGTCAGTGTCGGTGGGGAgaagggtgtgtgtgtctgcaatgTCCCGTTGGACATGAGCCTTCCAAA CCTTGTGGGCAGATCCAGAGTCAGACAGAGGAAGTCCGGTGTCGTTCATGTCGCACAGGAACCTTCTCGGAATCATTAGACTCTGAACTGTGTCGTCCGCATACCCCGTGCAAACTCCACGGCCAAAAACTCGTAACCTCTGGCACCGCCAACTCTGATGCCGTGTGTGGAGACTGTCTGCCTGG GTTTCAATCCAAAACTGTTGTAGGAAATGCTTCAATCAAAAGCTTCTGTGTAAAAA cGTCTTTGCACGTCAGAAGGGTGCGCACGGTGGGAAAAGGCACTTCCACTGGTGGCGGAGGGCCCGTCAATGACACAGTTGTTCGCAGCGCCGAAGAGAAGACGGCCGAGTACGCTGTGTTTGCTCTGGTGCCAATCTTTTGTGTGATGGGGCTGCTCGGGATCCTCATCTGTAACATCTTGAAGAAGAAAGGATTCCGCTGCAATGCTgagaaggaggggggggatGCAGAGGCTGCTACTCATcagaaagaag GTAACAGTTATCCCTACATATCTGATGACTTGAATGATGACACAATTAGTGTTCTTGTCCGCCTGATCACTGAGAAAAAAG AAAATGCTGCTGCTTTAGAAGAACTGCTGCAGGAGTACGAGAGCAAACAGATGGCGCTGAGCAACGGCTCATTAATTAA GCTTCCCATGCCGTCTCCCTTGTCCTCGTTCTGCACCCTCCCCAGACTGTGCCCCCACCAGTCGCACCTTCACACCATCTCCGGTCTCTCCGGCTTGGGACTCAAGCACGGTTACCGTTGTTCTCGCTGTGCCCAAAGGAAATGGCCCCCTGTGCTGATGCCCCATCTGGAACACTTGAAAGATCCACCACAGTCTGTCGTTCTCCCTTCCCTTGAAACATCCTCAGACCAGAGGAGGCCACCCGTCATGTCTGGAACGTACGTCACCCCTCACTGTGCACAAGCTGCTGTGCCAAACACTGAACCAAAGACTGTGGACTTCAATGAGGCGAAGGAAACGAGGGAAGGAGAGCTGAAAGTTCTATCTGTCGGAAG ATTTCAAGTTGCTCACATCCCTGAATACAAGCCAGTCGTCGAGGAAACAAAGGCACCATCCCAGGAGCAACGCAAATCCCTTTTTGGCGGGATTCCCTTCTCTTCGTCTTCCTTAGCCAGCCTCATCAGGTACAACTTCAGTCTGCCCCCCACTGTGCTTTCAACTTGA